One window of Methanosarcinales archaeon genomic DNA carries:
- a CDS encoding DUF296 domain-containing protein, giving the protein MDYTEGKIGRVFIVRVDHDEDILVELKDLARNENIKSAFFYMLGAAGSADVVTGPKEKTLPPDVDMTSFDDARELLGAGNIFLEDGSTKVHLHAAAGNRNGMIMGCLRNHTEVFMVMEIVIFEITGITAERVLDKDIGFSPLRFYQ; this is encoded by the coding sequence ATTGACTATACAGAAGGTAAAATCGGTCGTGTATTCATAGTACGAGTCGATCACGATGAAGATATTTTGGTCGAACTCAAAGACCTGGCCAGAAATGAGAACATAAAATCTGCTTTCTTTTATATGCTGGGTGCCGCAGGTAGTGCTGATGTAGTTACCGGACCAAAGGAAAAAACTCTACCACCTGATGTTGATATGACCTCATTTGATGATGCAAGGGAATTGTTGGGTGCAGGGAATATTTTTTTAGAAGACGGCAGTACGAAGGTACATCTCCATGCTGCAGCTGGTAACAGGAATGGCATGATCATGGGGTGTTTAAGGAACCATACAGAAGTTTTCATGGTAATGGAAATTGTGATCTTCGAGATTACTGGTATCACAGCAGAGAGAGTGCTTGATAAAGACATCGGATTCTCACCCCTCAGATTCTATCAATAG
- a CDS encoding DUF1697 domain-containing protein, translating to MGQVGIAFVRGLNFFCQNRITAEEMSTLLREIEDDHLHIIDLHRADNIIFEKVGMHYAEVGLRIQMMLQKRFGKEIMVTTRSINTVKGLMKKLDKLDDQNL from the coding sequence ATGGGACAGGTAGGAATCGCTTTTGTAAGAGGCTTGAATTTTTTCTGTCAAAACCGCATTACAGCTGAAGAAATGTCAACTCTGTTGAGAGAGATCGAAGATGATCATCTTCATATCATAGACCTGCACAGGGCTGACAATATTATTTTTGAGAAAGTCGGAATGCATTATGCAGAAGTAGGACTTAGAATCCAGATGATGCTCCAGAAACGTTTTGGAAAAGAGATTATGGTTACCACCCGATCAATTAATACTGTGAAAGGATTAATGAAAAAGCTGGATAAACTTGACGATCAGAACCTGTAA